A single genomic interval of Ramlibacter sp. harbors:
- a CDS encoding proline--tRNA ligase has protein sequence MKASQFFISTLKEAPADAEVVSHRLMMRAGLIKKLGAGIYSYMPMGLRVVRKVEAIVREEMNRAGAVELLMPVVQPAELWQETGRWDKMGPELMRVKDRHDRDFIIQPTSEEVVTDIARQELRSYKQLPKNLYHIQTKFRDERRPRFGVMRSREFIMKDAYSFDRDVATAKASYQVMATAYRAIFDRFGLRYRAVAADSGAIGGDLSEEFQVIAATGEDAIVYCPDSDYAANMEKAEALAPQQARPPASQPMARVPTPGKSTCADVADLLKVPLQSTVKSLVLATDETNDKGEILKSQVWLLLVRGDHDMNEIKVGKVPGLDNGFRFASLPEIEAHFGTRPGYLGPVGLTQPLKIVADRDVAVMADWICGANEEDAHITGVNWGRDLPEPDVVADLRNIVEGDASPDGKGVLAIERGIEVGHVFYLGTKYSKAMNATFLDENGKPQFLEMGCYGIGITRLPAAAIEQNHDERGIIWPDAIAPFTVVICPIGMDRSAEVRAAAEKLYADLLASGVDVMLDDRGERPGAMFADWELIGVPHRVVLSDRGLKEGQVEYQHRRDAAATKLDAAAVLDHLKDRLKP, from the coding sequence ATGAAAGCATCACAGTTCTTCATTTCCACCCTCAAGGAAGCCCCCGCCGACGCCGAGGTGGTCAGCCACCGGCTCATGATGCGCGCCGGCCTGATCAAGAAGCTGGGCGCCGGCATCTACAGCTACATGCCCATGGGCCTGCGGGTGGTCCGCAAGGTCGAGGCCATCGTGCGCGAGGAGATGAACCGCGCTGGCGCCGTGGAACTGCTCATGCCCGTGGTCCAGCCGGCCGAGCTCTGGCAGGAAACCGGGCGCTGGGACAAGATGGGCCCCGAGCTCATGCGGGTCAAGGACCGGCATGACCGCGACTTCATCATCCAGCCCACCAGCGAAGAGGTGGTGACCGACATCGCACGCCAGGAACTGCGCAGCTACAAGCAGCTGCCCAAAAACCTGTACCACATCCAGACCAAGTTCCGCGACGAGCGGCGCCCGCGCTTTGGCGTTATGCGCAGCCGCGAGTTCATCATGAAGGACGCCTACAGCTTTGACCGTGACGTGGCCACCGCCAAGGCCAGCTACCAGGTCATGGCCACGGCCTACCGCGCCATCTTCGACCGCTTTGGCCTGCGCTACCGCGCCGTGGCCGCCGACAGCGGCGCCATCGGGGGCGACCTGTCGGAAGAATTCCAGGTGATCGCCGCCACCGGCGAGGACGCCATCGTCTACTGCCCCGACAGCGACTACGCCGCCAACATGGAAAAGGCCGAGGCGCTGGCGCCGCAGCAGGCCCGCCCCCCGGCCAGCCAGCCCATGGCCCGGGTGCCCACACCCGGCAAGAGCACCTGCGCCGACGTGGCCGATCTGCTCAAGGTGCCGCTGCAAAGCACGGTCAAGTCGCTGGTGCTCGCCACCGACGAAACCAATGACAAGGGTGAAATCCTCAAGAGCCAGGTCTGGCTGCTGCTGGTGCGCGGCGACCACGACATGAACGAGATCAAGGTGGGCAAGGTGCCGGGGCTGGACAACGGCTTCCGCTTTGCCAGCCTGCCCGAAATCGAGGCGCACTTTGGCACGCGCCCGGGTTACCTGGGCCCCGTGGGCCTGACGCAGCCCCTGAAAATCGTGGCCGACCGCGACGTGGCCGTGATGGCCGACTGGATCTGCGGCGCCAACGAGGAAGACGCCCACATCACCGGCGTCAACTGGGGCCGTGACCTGCCCGAGCCCGACGTGGTGGCCGACCTGCGCAACATCGTCGAGGGCGACGCCTCGCCCGATGGCAAGGGCGTGCTCGCCATCGAACGCGGCATCGAGGTGGGCCATGTGTTCTACCTGGGCACCAAGTACAGCAAGGCCATGAACGCCACCTTCCTCGACGAGAACGGCAAGCCCCAGTTCCTCGAGATGGGTTGCTACGGCATCGGTATCACGCGCCTGCCCGCCGCGGCCATCGAGCAGAACCACGACGAGCGCGGCATCATCTGGCCCGATGCCATTGCGCCGTTCACCGTGGTGATCTGCCCGATCGGCATGGACCGCAGCGCCGAGGTCAGGGCCGCGGCCGAAAAGCTGTATGCCGACCTGCTGGCCAGCGGCGTGGACGTGATGCTGGACGACCGCGGCGAACGCCCCGGCGCCATGTTCGCCGACTGGGAACTGATTGGCGTGCCGCACCGCGTGGTGCTGTCCGACCGCGGCCTCAAGGAGGGGCAGGTCGAATACCAGCACCGGCGGGATGCCGCGGCCACCAAGCTGGACGCCGCTGCCGTGCTGGACCACCTGAAGGACCGGCTCAAGCCGTGA
- a CDS encoding ABC transporter ATP-binding protein, with translation MASHGEPVLQVQGLQTHFFTHGGVVKAVDGVDLQVAAGEILGLVGESGSGKSITGFSVIGLIDAPGRIVGGHIRYLGEDLAAATESRLQQLRGKEIAMIFQDPMMTLNPVLRVDTQMVEAIHAHEKVSPAAARARAHDALAMVGIPSPAERLLAYPHQLSGGMRQRVAIAIALLNKPKLIIADEPTTALDVTIQAQILHEVQKLCRETGTAMIWITHDLAVVSGLADRIAVMYAGRIVESGATADVVHRPSHPYTQGLINSIPTRATHGSLLRQIPGMTPSLLQLPQGCAFRPRCGYATDACLNVPQPQAVARDKTVRCWHALA, from the coding sequence ATGGCGTCCCACGGCGAGCCCGTCCTGCAGGTGCAGGGCCTGCAAACCCATTTCTTCACGCACGGCGGCGTGGTGAAGGCTGTGGATGGCGTGGACCTTCAAGTGGCCGCCGGCGAAATCCTGGGCCTGGTCGGTGAATCGGGCTCGGGCAAGAGCATCACGGGCTTTTCCGTGATCGGCCTGATCGATGCGCCGGGCCGCATCGTGGGCGGCCACATCCGCTACCTGGGCGAAGACCTGGCCGCGGCCACCGAGTCCAGGCTGCAGCAGCTGCGGGGCAAGGAGATCGCCATGATCTTCCAGGACCCGATGATGACGCTCAATCCCGTGCTGCGGGTCGACACGCAGATGGTCGAAGCCATCCACGCCCACGAAAAGGTCAGCCCCGCCGCGGCGCGTGCCCGCGCGCATGACGCGCTGGCCATGGTGGGCATCCCGTCGCCCGCCGAGCGCCTGCTGGCCTATCCGCACCAGCTGTCGGGCGGCATGCGCCAGCGCGTGGCCATTGCGATCGCGTTGCTCAACAAGCCCAAGCTGATCATTGCCGACGAACCCACCACGGCGCTGGACGTGACCATCCAGGCGCAGATCCTTCATGAAGTGCAAAAGCTCTGCCGCGAAACCGGCACCGCCATGATCTGGATCACCCACGACCTGGCCGTGGTGTCGGGCCTGGCCGACCGCATTGCGGTCATGTATGCCGGGCGCATTGTCGAAAGCGGCGCAACGGCCGATGTGGTGCACCGCCCCTCGCACCCCTACACCCAGGGCCTGATCAATTCCATTCCCACCCGCGCCACGCATGGCAGCCTGCTGCGGCAGATCCCCGGCATGACGCCGTCCCTGCTCCAGCTCCCCCAGGGCTGTGCCTTCAGGCCCCGCTGCGGTTACGCCACCGACGCCTGCCTGAACGTGCCGCAGCCGCAAGCCGTGGCGCGTGACAAGACCGTGCGCTGCTGGCACGCCCTCGCCTGA
- a CDS encoding LysR family transcriptional regulator yields MDHKWLEDFVAMASERSFSRAAELRHVTQPQFSRRIRALELWAGADLVNRAGMPLELTEAGKEFLPVARRVVEALSDARARIHHARGELDGVTLATGRSLARTAVPEWLATMKKAAGEFRLRMLTGSVHDGVLALDQGGADFLLSFAHPRLPLVLDDRRFEGATIGHDELVAVSAPRADGTPLHVLPGTPGKPVRLLGYAPSLALNQILQDGLSRLAGDLHLRTVVESDFADFLHEQALRGAGVAWLPRRLVGGDIRDGRLLPSDFPGSQFRFEIRLYRPREPRSELARKLWAASQIA; encoded by the coding sequence ATGGACCACAAATGGCTGGAAGACTTCGTGGCCATGGCCAGCGAGCGCAGCTTTTCCCGGGCGGCCGAGCTGCGCCACGTCACGCAGCCGCAGTTCTCGCGCCGCATCCGGGCGCTGGAGCTCTGGGCGGGTGCGGACCTGGTCAACCGCGCGGGCATGCCTCTGGAGCTGACAGAAGCCGGCAAGGAGTTCCTGCCCGTGGCGCGTCGCGTGGTGGAGGCCCTGAGTGATGCGCGGGCCCGCATTCACCACGCCCGGGGCGAACTGGATGGTGTCACCCTGGCCACGGGCCGGTCCCTCGCGAGGACGGCGGTGCCGGAATGGCTGGCGACCATGAAAAAAGCGGCCGGCGAATTCCGGCTGCGCATGTTGACGGGCTCCGTGCATGACGGGGTCCTGGCGCTCGATCAGGGCGGCGCCGATTTTCTGCTGTCATTTGCGCACCCCCGATTGCCGCTGGTGCTGGACGACAGGCGTTTCGAAGGCGCAACCATCGGGCACGACGAACTGGTGGCGGTCAGCGCGCCGCGGGCCGACGGAACGCCCCTGCATGTCTTGCCGGGTACGCCGGGCAAGCCGGTGCGGCTGCTGGGCTACGCGCCCTCGCTGGCCCTGAACCAGATCCTGCAGGATGGGCTGTCCCGCCTCGCGGGGGACCTGCATCTGCGAACGGTCGTCGAGTCCGACTTTGCCGACTTTCTTCATGAGCAGGCCCTGCGCGGCGCCGGTGTGGCCTGGCTGCCGCGCCGCCTGGTGGGGGGCGACATTCGCGACGGGCGGCTGCTCCCGTCCGACTTTCCCGGCTCGCAGTTCCGGTTTGAAATCCGGCTGTACCGGCCCCGCGAACCGCGCAGCGAACTTGCGCGCAAGCTCTGGGCGGCCAGCCAGATCGCATAG
- a CDS encoding ATP-binding cassette domain-containing protein, translated as MDASVNPQTPSGAPLLQLRGIDKRFVQPVDLAGKIANLLGAHNAPAVVQAVSGVDLDIQAGEVIGVVGESGCGKSTLGRVIAGINPPSAGEVSYKGRRVSDMGTAERRAYGLGVQMIFQNPMASLNPRMRVLDIIGEAPVVHGLVPASGQADYVADLMRQVGLDPDYGQRYPHQFSGGQRQRIGIARALALKPELIVCDEAVAALDVSIQAQVLNLFLELRRSHALTYLFISHNLGVVGHISDRVVIMYLGRVVEVAPTEVIFSRPNHPYTQALLSELPTLDTQRRDYQPIKGELPSPLRPPSGCAFHPRCPQAMPRCQTELPVLRTLATGHASACHLNDAAPPAAHPNP; from the coding sequence ATGGATGCTTCCGTGAATCCTCAAACCCCCTCTGGCGCGCCGCTGCTGCAGCTGCGCGGCATTGACAAGCGCTTTGTCCAACCCGTGGACCTGGCGGGCAAGATCGCCAACCTGCTGGGCGCCCACAACGCCCCGGCCGTCGTCCAGGCCGTGTCTGGCGTGGACCTGGACATCCAGGCCGGCGAAGTCATTGGCGTGGTCGGCGAGTCGGGCTGTGGCAAGTCGACGCTGGGCCGCGTGATCGCGGGCATCAACCCGCCCTCGGCCGGCGAGGTGAGCTACAAGGGGCGCCGCGTCAGCGACATGGGCACGGCCGAGCGCCGGGCCTACGGGCTGGGCGTGCAGATGATCTTCCAGAACCCCATGGCCTCGCTCAACCCGCGCATGCGGGTGCTCGACATCATTGGCGAGGCGCCCGTGGTGCATGGCCTGGTGCCCGCCTCAGGCCAGGCCGACTACGTGGCCGACCTGATGCGCCAGGTGGGCCTGGACCCGGACTACGGCCAGCGCTACCCGCACCAGTTTTCGGGCGGCCAGCGCCAACGCATTGGCATCGCGCGCGCGCTGGCACTCAAGCCCGAGCTCATCGTGTGCGATGAAGCCGTGGCCGCGCTGGACGTGTCCATCCAGGCCCAGGTGCTCAACCTGTTCCTGGAACTGCGCCGCAGCCACGCGCTGACCTACCTGTTCATCAGCCACAACCTGGGCGTGGTGGGGCATATCTCGGACCGCGTGGTCATCATGTACCTGGGCCGGGTGGTCGAGGTCGCGCCCACTGAAGTCATCTTCAGCCGGCCCAACCACCCCTACACGCAGGCCCTGCTGTCGGAGCTGCCCACGCTGGACACCCAGCGGCGCGACTACCAGCCCATCAAGGGCGAACTGCCGTCGCCCTTGCGCCCGCCCTCGGGCTGTGCTTTTCACCCGCGCTGCCCGCAGGCCATGCCGCGCTGCCAGACCGAGCTGCCCGTGCTGCGCACGCTGGCCACGGGCCATGCCAGCGCCTGCCACCTCAACGACGCCGCGCCGCCGGCCGCCCATCCCAACCCATGA
- a CDS encoding ABC transporter substrate-binding protein — protein MDPQYHALTPNIQLSQTLFEGLVCADADLAIKPCLAESWSANGKTWTFKLRPNVKFSDGSALTSADVVFTLDRVAKVPNSPSSFKVYLQKVEKVEAVDPLTVRITTSEPYPLLAVNMVGLPIMSAKAAAGPAAEGKTTTELNSGNGLVGAGPYRFVSWKRGSEIIFERNPHYWGPAPAWDKVIYRPISNPAARVAALLAGDVDLVEDPPTDDLERLQKDPKLTVETKASNRVIYVALDQHGETTPGIQGTNGKNPLLDKRVREALSLAIDRQALVARIMGGVGTPAAQLLPYPMFGASKNLVTAAKANPDKAKALLKEAGYPDGFTMVLGAPNGRYINDSKVAQTLAAMWTRVGVKTTIDSNAPAVFFKNRDAYSYSAYMAGWGTATGEMSNTLNSLLVTPNKEKGQGTTNRSRYSNPAMDKLVEESASQMDDAQRAATLAKASEVAMADFAMLPVHFEHSVWAMKKGISFKGRADQQTMVQYATVAK, from the coding sequence ATGGACCCGCAATACCACGCGCTGACGCCCAACATCCAGCTGTCGCAAACGCTGTTTGAGGGCCTGGTCTGCGCCGATGCCGACCTGGCCATCAAGCCCTGCCTGGCCGAGTCCTGGAGCGCCAACGGCAAGACCTGGACCTTCAAGCTGCGCCCCAATGTGAAGTTCTCCGATGGCTCGGCGCTCACGTCAGCGGACGTCGTGTTCACGCTCGACCGGGTGGCCAAGGTGCCCAACAGCCCCTCGTCATTCAAGGTTTACCTGCAAAAGGTCGAGAAGGTGGAGGCCGTGGACCCGCTCACCGTGCGCATCACCACATCCGAGCCCTATCCCCTGCTGGCCGTCAACATGGTGGGCCTGCCCATCATGTCGGCCAAGGCCGCTGCCGGCCCGGCGGCTGAAGGCAAGACCACCACCGAACTGAATTCGGGCAACGGCCTGGTCGGTGCCGGCCCCTACCGCTTTGTGTCCTGGAAGCGCGGCAGCGAGATCATCTTCGAGCGCAACCCGCACTACTGGGGCCCGGCGCCCGCCTGGGACAAGGTCATCTACCGCCCCATCAGCAACCCGGCGGCGCGCGTGGCCGCCTTGCTGGCCGGCGATGTGGACCTGGTGGAAGACCCACCCACCGATGACCTGGAACGCCTGCAAAAAGACCCCAAGCTCACGGTCGAAACCAAGGCCTCCAACCGCGTCATCTACGTCGCGCTGGACCAGCATGGCGAGACAACCCCGGGCATCCAGGGCACCAACGGCAAGAACCCGCTGCTGGACAAGCGGGTGCGCGAGGCGCTGTCGCTGGCCATTGACCGCCAGGCGCTGGTGGCCCGCATCATGGGCGGCGTGGGCACGCCCGCCGCGCAGCTGCTGCCGTACCCCATGTTTGGCGCCAGCAAGAACCTGGTGACGGCCGCCAAGGCCAACCCCGACAAGGCCAAGGCCCTGCTCAAGGAGGCCGGCTACCCCGATGGCTTCACCATGGTGCTGGGCGCGCCCAATGGCCGCTACATCAACGACAGCAAGGTCGCGCAGACGCTGGCCGCGATGTGGACGCGCGTGGGGGTCAAGACCACCATCGACTCCAACGCACCGGCGGTGTTCTTCAAGAACCGCGATGCCTATTCCTACAGCGCCTACATGGCTGGCTGGGGCACCGCCACGGGCGAGATGTCCAACACGCTGAACTCCCTGCTGGTCACGCCCAACAAGGAAAAAGGGCAGGGCACGACCAACCGCAGCCGCTACTCCAACCCCGCCATGGACAAGCTGGTGGAAGAGTCCGCCAGCCAGATGGATGACGCCCAGCGCGCCGCCACCCTGGCCAAGGCCAGTGAAGTGGCGATGGCTGATTTCGCCATGCTGCCCGTCCATTTCGAGCATTCGGTCTGGGCCATGAAGAAGGGCATCAGCTTCAAGGGCCGTGCTGACCAGCAAACCATGGTGCAGTACGCCACCGTGGCCAAGTAA
- a CDS encoding tripartite tricarboxylate transporter substrate binding protein, with product MSGYFSISRLLCIPLGMLLATGAMAQAWPGARPITLVVGYPAGGSVDLVARAVAQPLALRLGTPVVVENIGGASGTLGAQKVVKAPADGYTLLLGTGSEVSIARLFNTAIRYNGETDLSPVGMIGVTPMVFLTSPKTGIHTVEDALARARKEPNKLRFNSSGVGTPLHVAGELINLTAGINLRHVPTNGAGQMVDDLATDKVQFSVMTLSSALPHIEAGRLVPLGLTTPARSLTAPGVPALAENPKLKGYDMNVWFALFGPAGLPPAIVSRLNKELNDSLRDPQTWQKLQKAGISNEGGTPAALTAFIRSETQRVRKVVTKAVATGSGF from the coding sequence ATGTCTGGATACTTTTCGATCTCTCGCCTCCTGTGCATCCCCCTGGGCATGCTGCTCGCCACCGGCGCGATGGCGCAGGCCTGGCCAGGCGCCAGGCCGATCACGCTGGTGGTCGGCTATCCCGCCGGCGGCAGCGTGGACCTCGTGGCGCGCGCGGTGGCGCAGCCACTTGCGCTTCGCCTTGGTACACCGGTGGTGGTGGAGAACATCGGGGGCGCCAGCGGCACCCTGGGCGCCCAGAAGGTCGTGAAGGCGCCGGCCGACGGCTACACGCTGCTTCTGGGCACTGGCAGCGAAGTGTCCATCGCCAGGCTCTTCAACACCGCCATCCGCTACAACGGCGAGACCGACCTGTCGCCGGTCGGAATGATCGGCGTGACCCCCATGGTGTTCCTGACCAGTCCCAAGACGGGGATTCACACGGTCGAGGACGCCCTGGCCCGTGCCAGGAAGGAGCCCAACAAATTGCGCTTCAACTCCTCGGGCGTGGGCACGCCCCTGCACGTGGCGGGCGAGCTGATCAACCTCACCGCGGGCATCAACCTCAGGCACGTGCCCACCAACGGCGCGGGCCAGATGGTGGACGACCTGGCCACCGACAAGGTGCAGTTCAGCGTCATGACCCTGTCATCGGCATTGCCCCACATTGAAGCCGGCCGCCTGGTGCCGCTGGGGCTCACCACCCCCGCGCGCAGCCTGACCGCGCCCGGCGTGCCGGCCCTGGCAGAGAACCCGAAACTCAAGGGCTATGACATGAACGTGTGGTTTGCACTGTTCGGGCCGGCCGGCTTGCCGCCCGCCATCGTGTCGCGGCTGAACAAGGAACTCAACGACAGCCTGCGGGACCCGCAGACCTGGCAGAAGCTTCAGAAGGCCGGCATCTCCAACGAAGGAGGCACGCCGGCCGCACTGACGGCTTTCATCCGCAGCGAGACCCAGCGCGTGCGCAAGGTGGTGACCAAGGCGGTGGCCACCGGCTCGGGCTTCTGA
- a CDS encoding ABC transporter permease, which translates to MLAFIIRRLLQALLVMAVMSGLVFVGLYVVGDPVSMMASPEATELERDAIRANFGLDKPLWEQYAIFMSHAVRLDFGKSFLTGQSAMGLILERMPATLELAVVSMLLAGLVGVPLGIWAGLKPQALSTRGIMTGSVLGFSLPNFWVGLMLIMVFAVYLGWVPASGRGKTVMLGPLDLSVLTLDGWRRLILPACTIALAKAALIIRVTRAATREALPMDYIKFARAKGLAWSRILRVHLLKNILIPIVTVFGLEFGQVVAFAVVTETIFAWPGMGKLLLDSIITLDRPVVVAYLILIVFFLVMLNLVTDIVYSVLDPRVRLQAAKA; encoded by the coding sequence ATGCTTGCTTTCATCATTCGCCGCCTGCTTCAGGCCCTGCTGGTCATGGCCGTCATGTCGGGCCTGGTGTTCGTTGGTCTCTATGTGGTGGGCGATCCGGTGTCCATGATGGCCAGCCCCGAGGCCACGGAGCTGGAGCGCGACGCCATCCGCGCCAATTTCGGTCTCGACAAGCCGCTGTGGGAGCAGTACGCCATCTTCATGTCGCATGCCGTGCGGCTGGATTTTGGCAAGAGCTTTCTCACTGGCCAGTCGGCCATGGGCCTGATTCTTGAGCGCATGCCGGCCACGCTGGAACTGGCCGTGGTCTCGATGCTGCTCGCCGGCCTGGTCGGCGTGCCGCTGGGCATCTGGGCCGGGCTCAAGCCGCAGGCCCTGAGCACGCGGGGCATCATGACGGGCTCGGTGCTGGGTTTCTCGCTGCCCAATTTCTGGGTCGGGCTGATGCTCATCATGGTGTTCGCCGTGTACCTGGGCTGGGTGCCCGCCAGCGGACGCGGCAAGACCGTGATGCTGGGCCCGCTGGACTTGAGCGTGCTCACGCTGGACGGCTGGCGCCGCCTCATCCTGCCGGCCTGCACCATCGCGCTGGCCAAGGCGGCGCTGATCATCCGCGTGACCCGCGCGGCCACGCGCGAGGCGTTGCCCATGGACTACATCAAGTTCGCGCGCGCCAAGGGCCTGGCCTGGAGCCGCATCCTGCGCGTGCACCTGCTCAAGAACATCCTGATTCCCATCGTCACGGTGTTCGGGCTGGAGTTTGGCCAGGTGGTGGCGTTCGCGGTGGTGACCGAAACCATCTTCGCGTGGCCCGGCATGGGCAAGCTGCTGCTCGATTCCATCATCACGCTGGACCGGCCCGTGGTCGTGGCCTACCTGATCCTGATCGTGTTCTTTCTGGTCATGCTCAATCTGGTGACCGACATTGTTTATTCGGTGCTCGACCCGCGCGTGCGCCTGCAGGCAGCCAAGGCATGA
- a CDS encoding lytic transglycosylase domain-containing protein has protein sequence MISRRKCLLSLPGGLGLLSFSKQSSAGNQVEEPLADSVRSALSSAIANQAPPVPEFPDTDSRLAYLRWLGVTSTRLKRRMPEWHMRKEFLQTVWYESKRSGLETALVLGLIQVESGFRKYAVSSAGARGYMQVMPFWTRVIGDGDAGVLFHMQANLRFGCVIMRHYLDRERGDLFMALGRYNGSRGKSPYPDAVLGARRQWIFPQP, from the coding sequence GTGATTTCAAGACGAAAGTGCCTGTTGTCCTTGCCTGGCGGCCTTGGACTGCTATCTTTTTCAAAGCAGTCGAGTGCCGGCAACCAGGTTGAGGAGCCGCTTGCGGACTCGGTGCGCAGCGCGCTGAGTTCGGCCATCGCGAACCAGGCGCCCCCCGTGCCCGAGTTCCCCGACACCGATTCCAGGCTGGCCTACCTGCGCTGGCTGGGCGTGACCAGCACCCGGCTCAAACGGCGCATGCCCGAATGGCACATGCGCAAGGAATTCCTGCAGACGGTCTGGTACGAGAGCAAGCGCTCGGGCCTGGAAACCGCGCTGGTGCTCGGGTTGATCCAGGTGGAAAGCGGCTTCCGCAAATACGCCGTCAGCAGCGCGGGCGCGCGCGGCTACATGCAGGTGATGCCGTTCTGGACGCGGGTGATCGGCGATGGCGATGCCGGGGTGCTGTTCCACATGCAGGCCAACCTGAGGTTTGGCTGCGTCATCATGCGCCATTACCTGGACCGCGAGCGTGGCGACCTGTTCATGGCGCTGGGCCGCTACAACGGCAGCCGCGGCAAGTCGCCTTATCCCGACGCGGTGCTTGGCGCCCGCCGGCAGTGGATTTTCCCGCAGCCCTGA
- a CDS encoding RNA pyrophosphohydrolase gives MLDRDGFRPNVGIILLNQKNQVFWGKRIRTHSWQFPQGGIDRGENPEQAMFRELHEEVGLLPEHVRIIARTRDWLRYEVPDRYIRRDARGHYKGQKQIWYLLQLTGHDWNLNLRATNHPEFDAWRWNEYWVPLDVVVEFKRGVYEMALTELARYLPRHDHRNRYLRSGIRTREHDAPEGSPEHGGRGPAFELPPGGTFEPDPQTGQNPDPQETRHASS, from the coding sequence ATGCTTGACCGGGACGGCTTTCGGCCGAACGTCGGCATCATCCTGCTCAACCAGAAAAACCAGGTGTTCTGGGGCAAGCGCATACGCACCCACAGCTGGCAGTTCCCGCAGGGCGGCATTGACCGGGGCGAGAATCCCGAACAGGCCATGTTCAGGGAACTGCACGAAGAAGTGGGGCTCCTGCCGGAGCACGTGCGCATCATCGCCCGCACCCGCGACTGGTTGCGTTACGAGGTGCCAGACCGGTACATCCGCCGCGATGCGCGCGGACACTACAAGGGCCAGAAACAGATTTGGTACCTGTTGCAGCTGACCGGCCACGACTGGAACCTGAACCTGCGCGCCACCAACCACCCCGAGTTCGACGCCTGGCGCTGGAACGAGTACTGGGTGCCGCTGGACGTGGTGGTGGAGTTCAAGCGGGGGGTCTATGAAATGGCCCTGACCGAGCTCGCGCGCTACCTGCCGCGCCACGACCACCGCAACCGCTACCTGCGCAGCGGCATCCGCACCCGCGAGCATGACGCGCCCGAGGGCTCCCCGGAACATGGCGGGCGCGGCCCGGCCTTTGAACTGCCCCCGGGCGGCACCTTTGAACCCGACCCGCAGACCGGGCAGAACCCCGATCCGCAAGAGACCCGACATGCATCTTCGTAA
- a CDS encoding ABC transporter permease has translation MNDTLATPVTPADLAPLPPPETPWQRLRREFVANKLAMAGLVLLLLALGVALFAPWISPQNPYDIGKLDIFDSKLPPGSKDAAGTMTYWLGTDSQARDLLSAIFYGLRTSLMVGGISVLAALAIGSIVGLAAAYFGGWVDALLMRIVDIQLSFPAILVALILLAILGKGVDKVIIALIIVQWAYFARAARGAALVERAKEYVEAAQCMALGSPRILLRHMLPNCLPPLIVIATIDLAHAIALESTLSFLGVGVPVTEPSLGMLIANGFEFMLSGHYWISFFPGIALALAIVGINLVGDHLRDILNPHNAH, from the coding sequence ATGAACGATACCCTCGCAACCCCCGTGACGCCGGCCGACCTGGCGCCGCTGCCCCCGCCTGAAACCCCGTGGCAGCGCCTGCGCCGCGAGTTCGTGGCCAACAAGCTGGCCATGGCCGGCCTGGTGCTGCTGCTGCTGGCCCTGGGCGTGGCGCTGTTCGCGCCGTGGATCTCGCCGCAGAACCCCTACGACATCGGCAAGCTCGACATCTTCGACTCCAAGCTGCCGCCCGGCAGCAAGGACGCCGCCGGCACCATGACCTACTGGCTGGGCACTGACAGCCAGGCGCGCGACCTGCTCTCGGCCATCTTCTATGGCCTGCGCACCAGCCTGATGGTGGGCGGCATCTCGGTGTTGGCCGCGCTGGCCATTGGCAGCATCGTGGGGCTGGCCGCCGCCTACTTTGGCGGCTGGGTTGACGCGCTGCTGATGCGCATCGTGGACATCCAGCTGTCGTTCCCGGCCATCCTGGTGGCGCTGATCCTGCTGGCCATCCTGGGCAAGGGCGTGGACAAGGTCATCATCGCCCTGATCATCGTGCAGTGGGCCTATTTTGCGCGGGCCGCCCGCGGCGCCGCGCTGGTGGAGCGCGCCAAGGAATACGTGGAAGCAGCGCAGTGCATGGCCCTGGGGTCGCCGCGCATCCTGCTGCGCCACATGCTGCCCAACTGCCTGCCGCCGCTGATCGTGATCGCCACCATCGACCTGGCGCACGCCATTGCGCTCGAATCGACACTGTCATTCTTGGGCGTGGGCGTGCCGGTGACGGAACCATCTCTGGGCATGCTCATTGCCAACGGCTTCGAGTTCATGCTGTCGGGCCATTACTGGATCTCGTTCTTCCCGGGGATTGCGCTGGCGCTGGCCATCGTGGGCATCAACCTGGTGGGCGACCACCTGCGCGACATTCTCAACCCGCACAACGCACACTGA